From one Paenibacillus terrae HPL-003 genomic stretch:
- a CDS encoding Na/Pi cotransporter family protein, with the protein MFIHVILPLCGGLLIFLGGMKLMEAALRHLAGPFLTRWLNRATVSPWWGMLFSSGITALLQSSTAVTVLTIGLVNAELLTYGRTLGIILGTNIGTCLTTELMGLQLGKLAVPLLCGSLLCWSAAVLWGEAVSSRQNASSGPPSSPNQLSRPQAVQYISLAFAGFSLILAGIRVMQTVGPWIEQAGLFRWFLDHAAANMWWAFAAGACLTALVHSSAAVIGMAISLAAAGALPADVGIAIVIGSNVGTCVTALIAAVGGSVSGKFVAWSHVLLNVGGALLFMPLIPGLEMVAAWISAEPGAKVAHAQTLFNVISSLLVLPVCYLPVWTRLENRISPNIIKR; encoded by the coding sequence GTGTTTATTCATGTTATTTTGCCGCTGTGCGGTGGGCTGCTTATTTTCCTGGGTGGGATGAAGCTGATGGAAGCGGCCCTCCGGCATTTGGCTGGCCCCTTCCTCACCCGCTGGCTGAACCGGGCCACCGTTTCCCCTTGGTGGGGCATGCTGTTCAGCTCAGGCATTACCGCCCTGTTGCAAAGCAGCACCGCTGTCACGGTGCTGACCATCGGACTGGTCAACGCCGAGCTGTTGACCTACGGCCGCACGCTCGGCATCATCCTCGGCACCAATATTGGTACCTGCCTGACCACCGAGCTAATGGGTCTCCAGCTAGGCAAGCTGGCTGTTCCGCTGCTCTGCGGCTCGCTGCTTTGCTGGAGCGCCGCCGTCTTGTGGGGCGAGGCTGTCTCCAGCCGCCAGAATGCGTCTTCCGGGCCGCCATCCAGCCCCAATCAACTCAGCCGACCGCAGGCTGTACAATATATCAGCCTCGCCTTTGCCGGATTTTCGCTGATCCTTGCGGGTATCCGCGTGATGCAAACAGTCGGCCCTTGGATTGAGCAGGCCGGGCTGTTCCGCTGGTTCCTTGACCACGCTGCGGCCAACATGTGGTGGGCCTTCGCCGCCGGGGCCTGCCTGACAGCACTGGTTCACAGCAGTGCCGCCGTTATTGGCATGGCGATCAGCCTTGCTGCTGCAGGAGCTTTGCCAGCCGATGTGGGGATCGCCATCGTCATTGGCTCCAACGTTGGCACCTGCGTGACCGCCCTGATTGCGGCTGTCGGCGGCAGCGTGTCCGGCAAATTTGTGGCCTGGTCCCACGTGCTGCTGAACGTAGGCGGGGCGTTGCTGTTTATGCCGCTGATCCCCGGGCTGGAAATGGTAGCCGCCTGGATATCCGCTGAGCCTGGAGCCAAGGTAGCCCATGCCCAAACCCTGTTTAACGTGATCAGCTCTCTGCTTGTCTTGCCAGTCTGCTATTTACCTGTATGGACACGTTTGGAGAATCGCATATCTCCCAACATCATCAAACGTTAA
- a CDS encoding NUDIX hydrolase, translated as MAAKKEISAGGVVYRKQGEQLEIQLITDRYGKVSLAKGKMEPGETIEQTALREIREETGLNGRIIQHVDMIAYTYQHPEFGEVDKEVHYYLVEALDGDLQAQIEEIKGVAWHTPQEAWRLQRQGGYDNNDVILSKALSMLGINV; from the coding sequence ATGGCAGCAAAAAAGGAAATTTCCGCAGGCGGTGTTGTGTACCGCAAACAGGGGGAGCAGCTTGAAATTCAGCTGATTACCGACCGATACGGCAAGGTCTCCTTGGCTAAAGGTAAAATGGAGCCGGGAGAAACGATCGAACAGACGGCTTTACGTGAAATTCGTGAGGAAACAGGGCTGAACGGACGGATTATCCAGCATGTGGATATGATCGCTTATACGTATCAGCATCCTGAATTCGGGGAAGTGGACAAGGAAGTCCATTATTATCTCGTAGAGGCACTGGATGGGGATTTACAGGCACAGATTGAAGAAATTAAAGGTGTTGCGTGGCATACGCCTCAGGAAGCATGGCGTCTCCAGCGCCAAGGTGGATATGACAACAATGATGTCATTTTGAGCAAGGCGCTGTCCATGCTTGGAATTAACGTTTGA
- the addB gene encoding helicase-exonuclease AddAB subunit AddB produces MSVRLLIGRSGSGKSTLIRREMTAMLRKEPLGKPMLLLVPEQSSFASEHALLTEAGNGIQGTVRAQVMGFHRLAYLVMQETGGSALVPVTEEGKKMLLYKIIRRRKDELSLFKDSGDQLGFVDRLNTLFTELKQYGNDTRSVPEQLERMNAAGESTPILRGKLKDISLIYEDFERELTLKYIDGEDTLRMLAEQIAESSIVRGADIWMDGYRRFTPHEYKVVEQLMLHASSLTVALTCNRSYESGQLPHELDLFHPSAATYVKLKGMADELMMETQTQLLRPDPLPRFKDRPALAYLEAEFERRAGYRNQERSMPQQQMRERWKDKQPAEIKLYAAANRRVELEGAVREMRRLARDEGARYREMALFVRHIEDYEPWVEPIFKQYEVPVFLDQRRSVLHHPLVEMIRASLDIVQRRWRYEDVFRAVKTDLLLPQDGRVSREDMDRLENYALACGIQGSRWTDGRPWQAVPSLSLELEEQERNRQRDETLDLMELCRDVIVTPLRAFEKRLGKARTALEKCEAVYLLLEDAEIGHKLDNLIHQAEEAGNPEQAKEHRQVWDAVLELLDQIVEMMGDEKLDTSLFAGVLETGLIEYRMGLVPPALDQVLVGNTDRTRVAGIHHAFVLGMNEGVMPAVFHEDGVLNEQERTALNERGVELAPDMTRRLLDERFLAYTALTSAGSSLWISYAVTDEEGKSLLPSELVRHVRQLFPALEEHPLAAYPLPGDSWTTQWEYASHPSEALPQLIAQFRQWRHGGEILSPWWEVYNWYARQQGLEKDKLRQLLTSLFYENHAEMRKETSRRLYGSKLRTSVSRMERFVACPFSHFASHGLRLKERQMYRLKAPDIGQLFHAALGEMAINLRKRNVSWGSLSTEECRQEAESTVERLAPRLQGEILMSSKRYGYILRKLKDIVSRASLILGEHARRDSFEPIGLELGFGSGQDLPSLTFRLDNGVVMEIVGRIDRVDVAEGEKGLLLRVIDYKSSQKDLKLHEVYYGLSLQMLTYLDVLLNAAEEWLGETAYPAGTLYFHVHNPMLQSPNGLSAEQARQELLKRFKMKGLLLADRDVVGQMDTALDKGYSSILPVAVKADGSFYSSASVASPEQWDSLLASVRDNIRTIGTRMTEGDVAIEPYRIQQETACTFCSFKPVCQFDDSLEGSGYNQWGKPGKDQIWDLLGSAQEGKGGMDL; encoded by the coding sequence ATGTCGGTCCGTTTGTTAATTGGCCGCTCAGGCAGCGGGAAAAGTACGTTAATCCGTCGTGAAATGACGGCTATGCTACGCAAGGAACCGCTAGGCAAGCCTATGCTGTTACTTGTGCCGGAGCAATCGTCATTTGCTTCCGAGCATGCGCTGCTTACAGAAGCCGGAAACGGTATTCAGGGGACGGTGCGCGCACAGGTCATGGGATTTCATCGTCTTGCCTATTTGGTCATGCAGGAAACTGGGGGTTCGGCGCTGGTACCTGTGACGGAGGAAGGCAAGAAGATGCTTTTATATAAAATTATTCGTCGTCGCAAGGATGAACTGAGTTTATTTAAGGATTCGGGAGACCAGTTGGGCTTTGTGGATCGGTTAAATACGCTGTTTACAGAGCTGAAACAGTACGGGAATGATACTCGGTCTGTACCGGAGCAACTGGAGCGAATGAATGCTGCGGGGGAATCCACTCCGATTTTACGCGGCAAGCTCAAGGACATCAGTCTGATTTATGAGGATTTTGAAAGAGAGCTGACGCTTAAATATATTGACGGTGAGGATACGCTGCGTATGCTGGCGGAGCAGATTGCTGAGTCGTCTATTGTACGTGGGGCGGATATTTGGATGGATGGGTACCGCAGGTTTACGCCGCATGAATACAAGGTGGTGGAGCAGCTCATGCTGCATGCTTCTTCGTTGACGGTCGCGCTGACCTGCAATCGTAGCTACGAGAGTGGACAGCTTCCGCATGAGCTGGATTTGTTTCATCCTTCGGCAGCTACCTATGTAAAGCTTAAAGGGATGGCGGACGAGCTGATGATGGAGACACAGACACAACTGCTGCGCCCTGATCCGCTTCCGAGATTTAAGGACCGTCCGGCGTTGGCGTATCTGGAGGCAGAGTTTGAACGACGTGCGGGATATCGGAACCAGGAACGATCCATGCCGCAGCAACAGATGCGGGAGCGATGGAAAGATAAGCAGCCAGCAGAAATCAAACTGTATGCCGCAGCGAACCGACGTGTCGAGCTGGAGGGCGCAGTGCGCGAAATGCGCCGCCTGGCCCGAGATGAGGGGGCACGTTATCGGGAAATGGCTCTGTTCGTACGCCATATTGAGGATTATGAGCCGTGGGTGGAGCCGATATTCAAACAATATGAGGTTCCGGTGTTTCTGGATCAGCGCAGAAGCGTATTGCATCATCCATTGGTGGAAATGATTCGGGCTTCGCTGGATATCGTTCAGCGGCGTTGGCGGTACGAGGATGTATTTCGTGCGGTCAAAACGGATCTGCTGTTGCCGCAGGATGGACGGGTCAGCCGTGAGGATATGGACCGTCTGGAAAATTACGCATTGGCCTGCGGGATACAGGGCAGCCGCTGGACAGACGGACGGCCTTGGCAGGCTGTACCGAGCCTTTCGCTGGAGCTGGAGGAACAGGAGCGGAACCGTCAGCGGGATGAAACGCTGGATCTAATGGAGCTGTGCCGCGATGTGATCGTGACGCCTTTACGTGCGTTTGAGAAACGTCTGGGTAAGGCCCGGACTGCACTTGAGAAGTGTGAAGCGGTGTACTTGTTGCTGGAGGATGCAGAAATTGGGCATAAGCTGGATAACTTAATCCATCAAGCCGAGGAAGCGGGAAATCCCGAGCAGGCGAAGGAGCATCGTCAGGTATGGGATGCGGTGCTTGAACTGTTGGATCAGATCGTCGAAATGATGGGTGATGAGAAGCTGGACACTTCTTTGTTTGCCGGTGTTCTGGAAACGGGGCTGATAGAGTACCGTATGGGTCTTGTTCCGCCAGCTCTGGATCAGGTACTGGTAGGAAATACAGACCGTACTCGTGTAGCTGGTATTCACCATGCCTTTGTCCTGGGTATGAACGAAGGTGTGATGCCAGCTGTATTTCATGAGGACGGCGTGCTGAACGAGCAGGAACGTACCGCCTTGAATGAACGGGGAGTGGAGCTGGCACCGGATATGACAAGGCGTCTGCTGGATGAACGTTTTCTCGCGTATACGGCGCTCACGTCAGCCGGGAGCAGCCTGTGGATAAGCTACGCCGTGACCGACGAAGAGGGCAAGTCGTTGCTGCCGTCAGAGTTGGTACGGCATGTCCGTCAACTGTTCCCTGCTTTGGAAGAGCATCCGTTAGCTGCCTATCCTTTGCCTGGGGACTCGTGGACGACGCAATGGGAGTATGCTTCCCATCCGTCCGAGGCATTGCCGCAACTGATCGCGCAATTCCGACAATGGCGGCATGGTGGAGAGATTTTATCTCCCTGGTGGGAGGTATACAACTGGTATGCGCGCCAGCAGGGGCTTGAAAAGGACAAGCTGCGTCAGTTGCTGACTTCACTTTTTTACGAAAATCATGCCGAAATGCGGAAGGAAACGAGTCGCCGTCTATACGGCAGTAAGCTACGTACTAGCGTATCTCGTATGGAACGTTTTGTCGCTTGTCCGTTTTCGCATTTTGCTTCTCACGGTCTTCGCTTGAAGGAGCGCCAAATGTATCGGCTGAAGGCACCGGATATTGGGCAGTTGTTCCATGCGGCGCTCGGAGAGATGGCGATTAATTTACGTAAACGAAACGTGAGCTGGGGCAGTCTCAGTACAGAGGAATGCCGACAAGAGGCGGAATCGACGGTGGAGCGTTTGGCCCCCCGCCTGCAAGGCGAGATTTTAATGAGCTCCAAGCGGTACGGGTACATTTTGCGCAAGCTGAAAGACATTGTGAGTCGGGCTTCGCTGATTTTGGGTGAACATGCGCGTAGAGACAGCTTTGAGCCGATTGGACTGGAACTGGGGTTTGGGTCAGGACAGGACCTTCCCTCTTTGACCTTTCGGTTGGACAACGGTGTGGTGATGGAAATCGTCGGACGAATTGACCGCGTAGATGTGGCAGAGGGAGAAAAAGGGTTGCTTTTGCGTGTCATTGATTACAAGTCCAGCCAAAAGGATCTCAAGCTGCATGAGGTGTACTATGGCTTGTCCTTGCAAATGCTCACGTACTTGGACGTGCTGCTGAATGCGGCGGAGGAATGGCTTGGCGAGACGGCTTATCCGGCGGGTACGCTGTATTTTCACGTCCACAATCCGATGTTGCAGTCGCCGAATGGTCTTAGCGCGGAACAGGCCCGTCAGGAGCTTTTGAAACGCTTCAAGATGAAAGGGCTATTGCTGGCGGATCGGGATGTGGTTGGACAAATGGACACAGCATTGGATAAGGGGTATTCCTCCATTTTGCCAGTTGCGGTAAAGGCGGATGGCAGCTTTTACAGTAGTGCGTCTGTCGCTTCTCCAGAACAGTGGGATAGCCTGCTGGCTTCGGTACGCGATAATATCCGAACGATTGGGACACGCATGACAGAGGGCGACGTGGCGATTGAACCTTATCGTATCCAGCAAGAGACGGCATGTACCTTTTGTTCTTTCAAACCTGTTTGTCAATTTGACGACAGTCTGGAGGGCAGCGGCTACAACCAATGGGGGAAACCCGGCAAGGATCAGATATGGGATTTGCTCGGGTCTGCACAGGAAGGGAAAGGAGGAATGGACTTATGA
- a CDS encoding class I SAM-dependent rRNA methyltransferase, with product MPSVILERSRKKRLEHAHPWVFKNEIAKVEGEPEAGDLVNIVSHQGRYLATGYYNPASQITVRVVSYEPLEAMDQSFFAKRLRDCLEHRERFVTGGDVYRLVYGEADFLPGLIVDRFGEVLVVQLLTLGMDRRREEIRDALVEVIGPVGIYERSDVSIRELEGLEQTKGPLYGDCPRHVVVTENGLRIKVDIVEGQKTGYFFDQRENRAAIAPLMTGWGGRSGITLQEVAAEQGDAGTVVMKPVNKSGKVVEFPFWDGATVLECFSHTGSFTLNACKYGAKKVTCLDISDHAIESARDNVKLNGFEKRVEFVVDDAFQYLRNQVKGVEERTARAGGKGDTSKPLTAGGGRTFDVVILDPPAFAKTKNAVKGATRGYKDINLHGMKLVNEGGYLVTASCSFHMRPELFLDTIKEAAADAGKILRLVDWRAAGKDHPQILGVEEGHYLKFAIFEVRSRTQL from the coding sequence TTGCCTTCAGTAATATTGGAACGCAGCCGCAAAAAAAGGCTGGAGCACGCACACCCCTGGGTGTTTAAAAATGAAATAGCCAAGGTGGAGGGTGAACCGGAGGCAGGTGATCTGGTCAATATCGTAAGTCATCAGGGCCGTTATTTGGCAACGGGTTACTATAATCCGGCCTCACAAATTACGGTGCGTGTGGTGTCCTACGAGCCACTGGAAGCGATGGATCAAAGCTTTTTTGCCAAACGCCTCCGCGATTGTCTGGAGCACCGTGAACGTTTTGTGACCGGGGGAGATGTGTATCGGCTGGTATACGGCGAGGCTGATTTTTTACCCGGGCTGATTGTAGACCGTTTTGGTGAAGTGTTGGTCGTGCAGCTGTTAACGCTAGGAATGGATCGGCGCAGGGAAGAAATCAGGGATGCACTTGTTGAAGTGATTGGCCCTGTTGGCATATATGAGCGCAGTGATGTATCCATCCGCGAGCTAGAAGGACTGGAACAGACCAAAGGGCCTTTATATGGCGACTGCCCGCGTCATGTCGTGGTAACGGAAAATGGTTTGCGTATCAAGGTCGATATTGTAGAGGGCCAGAAGACAGGTTATTTCTTCGACCAGCGTGAGAATCGTGCGGCGATTGCTCCACTGATGACGGGCTGGGGAGGTCGCAGCGGAATTACGCTACAGGAAGTAGCAGCAGAGCAGGGTGACGCTGGCACAGTGGTCATGAAGCCTGTGAACAAAAGCGGCAAGGTTGTGGAATTCCCATTCTGGGATGGTGCAACTGTGCTGGAGTGCTTTTCACATACGGGAAGCTTTACGCTCAATGCCTGCAAATACGGTGCTAAAAAAGTAACCTGTCTTGATATTTCTGACCACGCGATTGAAAGCGCACGGGATAATGTCAAGCTGAACGGTTTTGAGAAACGCGTCGAGTTTGTCGTGGACGATGCTTTCCAATATTTGCGCAATCAGGTTAAAGGCGTAGAGGAACGCACCGCACGGGCCGGGGGTAAAGGAGATACTTCCAAGCCGCTAACAGCAGGGGGCGGACGTACCTTTGATGTAGTTATTCTTGATCCTCCAGCCTTTGCGAAAACAAAGAATGCGGTCAAAGGAGCTACGCGTGGATATAAGGATATTAATCTGCACGGGATGAAGCTGGTCAATGAGGGCGGCTATTTAGTAACTGCGAGCTGCTCATTCCATATGCGGCCAGAGCTGTTTCTGGACACGATTAAGGAAGCGGCGGCGGATGCCGGAAAAATCCTCCGTCTGGTGGATTGGAGAGCGGCTGGTAAGGATCATCCCCAAATTCTGGGTGTGGAGGAAGGCCATTATTTGAAATTTGCTATTTTTGAGGTGCGTAGCCGGACACAACTGTAG
- the addA gene encoding helicase-exonuclease AddAB subunit AddA codes for MISTSGAHGIPKPEGSMWSDDQWRAISESGNNMLVAAAAGSGKTAVLVERIIRKIADPRLGFSVDRLLVATFTKAAAAEMRQRIREALERVLEQEPDSEHVRRQLSLLNRASITTLHSFCMEVIRRHYQAIPLDPGFRIMNEHETELLRQELLEELFEEKYEANDEGSTFRRLVDWFSGERTDDAMYVLVQRLYDFSQSHPWPEHWLRETAAAFRVQDVAALGETPWVRSILADTALSLRGAASLLDQAYETAMQPGGPAPYAVTLQEDTAMVKGLLQELETQPWAALYDHFQIAAFGKLKPVKKDQTEPALQERVKALREAAKKMITDMKASLFGRRSEAYLEELHAAAPLMDELVETVILFGERFQQHKQSKGLVDFGDLEHYCLKILRHPDSTPYKLLPSDAALEYKEQFDEVLLDEYQDMNTVQEDIVRLVSREEPGNRFMVGDVKQSIYRFRLAEPGLFLNKYQRYGMQEQQDGFLIDLARNFRSRVEVVDAVNLMFRQIMSVDVAEIEYDERAWLAHGASYPEQTEKDATSPYAPELLLVDKGGRGLSEAPELSETGDESALQEGEMAELAELETAQLEARAIAQRIKELTGDTGQPLLIYDRGLKAMRPAVFGDIVILLRSASVWAPLIVEELRLEGIPASGEQTTGFFKATEVEVMLSLLHIIDNPQQDIPLASVLRSPIVGLTEDELAQIRLQKPDGLFYGALLAAAEADPTQDRENGTSSDMLELDLFAGDSTDASDMDDRNSGNTLPARLRSFLRDLEAWRQEARQGSLSALIWRLLEETGYLDWVGGLPGGSQRQSNLRALYDRARQYETSASNRGLFRFLTFISRLRERGGDLGSSSGGTEPDQAVRIMTIHKSKGLEFPVVFIAGTAKMFNQQDLNAPFLMHKELGFGPKYVEEQNRVSYPTLPNLAIRRRSQLELLAEEMRVLYVALTRPREKLIMTGTVKDLTSRAAGWARAKEHTETVLPDYMLAAGRSYLDWVGPALIRHPSAAVLREAAGDQEGNYHRLEYMPGGDWLFRIIASETLSGSRLNLDPEEESVNEERQQKTEALKNAEPIDKRWLSSDYVSSSPADIATRADAGIAAALSWSYPYERASKTAANTSVTEMKRWLTMQEAASEDWLNLSSFQVAELPEEMEDSQTGGNRLHLRRPKFMGNRRLTPTERGTVYHTLFLHLPLGGVMNAEVIEETKACLLNQRLLLDVQAEALDTAKILRFFTSELGRRLLEASHVQRELPFTYTIGAADFWSRSLPSMLSAQETEPGASRQQRESRTSEPGHDDRVLMNGIIDCMFEGPEGLVLLDYKTDRVSDYRTVSHLTEQYRFQLELYAHVIEDITGKRVAEKWLYFLEAGESVRL; via the coding sequence ATGATAAGCACATCAGGAGCCCACGGCATACCCAAGCCGGAAGGCAGTATGTGGAGTGATGACCAGTGGCGTGCGATTTCCGAATCCGGCAACAACATGCTGGTAGCGGCGGCGGCGGGTTCTGGTAAAACAGCGGTGCTTGTAGAGCGCATTATTCGTAAAATCGCCGATCCCCGGCTCGGTTTCAGCGTGGATCGGCTGCTGGTAGCGACCTTTACCAAGGCTGCTGCCGCCGAAATGCGCCAACGTATACGTGAAGCTTTGGAACGTGTGCTGGAACAGGAGCCGGATAGTGAGCATGTACGTCGTCAGCTATCCCTGCTGAATCGGGCCTCGATTACAACGCTTCACTCTTTTTGTATGGAGGTCATTCGCAGGCATTATCAGGCCATTCCCCTTGATCCCGGTTTTCGGATTATGAATGAGCATGAGACGGAATTGCTGCGGCAGGAGCTACTGGAAGAATTATTTGAGGAAAAGTATGAGGCTAACGATGAGGGCAGTACGTTCCGCAGACTGGTGGACTGGTTTAGCGGTGAGCGCACAGATGATGCGATGTATGTGCTTGTTCAGCGCTTGTATGATTTTTCGCAAAGTCATCCCTGGCCGGAGCACTGGCTGAGGGAGACGGCAGCAGCGTTCCGTGTACAGGATGTGGCGGCTTTGGGAGAGACTCCTTGGGTCCGCAGCATTTTGGCGGATACGGCACTTTCGCTGCGCGGAGCAGCAAGCCTGCTGGATCAGGCCTATGAGACGGCTATGCAGCCCGGTGGCCCTGCACCCTATGCAGTGACGCTGCAGGAGGATACAGCGATGGTGAAGGGACTGCTACAGGAGTTGGAGACACAGCCATGGGCAGCACTGTATGATCACTTTCAGATAGCGGCCTTCGGCAAACTCAAGCCGGTCAAAAAGGATCAGACTGAGCCTGCACTACAGGAACGGGTCAAGGCGCTCCGTGAGGCAGCCAAAAAAATGATTACAGATATGAAGGCATCCCTGTTCGGCAGGAGATCAGAAGCCTATTTGGAGGAACTGCATGCGGCGGCTCCTCTGATGGACGAACTGGTGGAAACCGTTATTTTATTTGGCGAACGATTTCAACAGCACAAGCAGTCCAAAGGGCTGGTGGATTTCGGAGATTTGGAGCACTATTGTCTAAAAATATTACGTCATCCCGACTCCACTCCGTACAAACTGCTGCCTTCGGACGCTGCGCTCGAATACAAGGAGCAATTCGACGAGGTGCTGCTGGATGAGTACCAGGATATGAATACGGTACAGGAGGATATCGTTAGGCTGGTATCCCGTGAAGAACCGGGTAACCGTTTTATGGTAGGGGACGTGAAGCAGAGTATTTATCGGTTTCGATTAGCGGAGCCGGGTCTGTTTTTGAACAAATACCAACGGTACGGTATGCAGGAGCAGCAAGATGGCTTTTTAATTGATCTGGCGCGTAATTTCCGCAGTCGGGTGGAAGTCGTTGATGCGGTCAATTTGATGTTTCGGCAAATCATGAGCGTGGATGTGGCGGAAATTGAATATGATGAACGGGCATGGCTGGCGCATGGTGCCTCCTATCCTGAGCAGACGGAAAAGGATGCCACATCCCCATATGCACCTGAACTGCTGTTAGTTGATAAAGGCGGGCGTGGTCTTTCGGAGGCTCCGGAATTGTCCGAAACGGGTGATGAGTCCGCTTTGCAGGAAGGCGAAATGGCTGAGCTTGCGGAGCTGGAAACGGCACAATTGGAAGCTCGCGCAATCGCGCAGCGGATTAAGGAGCTGACAGGAGATACAGGCCAACCGCTGTTGATTTATGACAGAGGGTTAAAAGCGATGCGTCCGGCAGTCTTCGGTGATATTGTCATTTTGCTCCGTTCGGCAAGCGTATGGGCACCGCTGATTGTAGAGGAACTGCGTCTTGAGGGCATTCCGGCATCCGGGGAGCAGACGACAGGCTTTTTCAAAGCAACGGAAGTTGAGGTGATGCTGTCTCTGCTGCACATTATTGATAACCCGCAGCAGGACATCCCGCTGGCATCCGTGCTTCGTTCACCGATTGTAGGCTTGACCGAGGATGAGCTGGCACAAATCAGGCTGCAAAAGCCGGACGGATTATTTTATGGCGCTCTCCTTGCGGCGGCTGAGGCTGACCCTACACAGGATCGTGAAAATGGAACGTCCAGCGACATGCTGGAATTGGACCTTTTCGCAGGAGATTCGACAGATGCCTCAGATATGGATGACAGGAATAGCGGAAATACGTTGCCTGCCCGACTGCGTTCGTTTTTGCGCGATTTGGAAGCGTGGCGGCAGGAAGCAAGACAAGGCAGCTTGAGTGCATTGATTTGGCGTTTGCTGGAGGAAACGGGATATCTGGATTGGGTAGGTGGATTGCCCGGCGGTTCTCAACGTCAGAGTAATTTGCGGGCGCTGTATGACCGGGCGAGACAGTATGAGACTTCAGCCTCTAACCGGGGCTTGTTCCGATTTTTAACCTTTATTTCCCGTTTGCGAGAGCGAGGCGGTGATTTAGGCTCATCCAGTGGCGGTACTGAACCTGATCAGGCAGTCCGTATTATGACGATTCACAAGAGTAAAGGACTTGAATTTCCCGTCGTGTTCATCGCCGGAACGGCTAAAATGTTCAATCAGCAGGATCTGAATGCGCCGTTTCTTATGCATAAGGAGCTGGGGTTCGGTCCCAAATATGTGGAGGAACAAAATCGGGTCAGCTACCCGACGCTGCCTAATTTGGCGATTCGTCGACGTTCCCAGCTGGAGCTATTGGCTGAGGAAATGCGGGTGCTATACGTGGCGCTTACGCGCCCGCGTGAAAAGCTTATTATGACCGGAACCGTAAAGGATCTCACTTCACGTGCAGCGGGTTGGGCACGTGCCAAGGAGCATACGGAAACGGTTTTACCCGATTATATGCTGGCGGCAGGCCGTAGTTATTTGGACTGGGTAGGTCCTGCGTTGATCCGACATCCTTCTGCTGCTGTACTGAGGGAAGCGGCAGGGGATCAGGAGGGGAACTATCACAGGCTGGAATATATGCCGGGCGGTGATTGGCTATTTAGAATCATAGCTTCGGAGACTCTTTCCGGCTCTCGTTTGAATTTGGACCCTGAGGAAGAGAGTGTTAATGAAGAGCGTCAGCAGAAGACGGAAGCGTTGAAAAATGCCGAGCCGATAGACAAAAGGTGGCTCTCATCCGACTACGTGTCAAGTAGCCCAGCAGATATTGCAACAAGGGCTGATGCAGGTATTGCCGCTGCGCTTTCCTGGTCCTATCCGTATGAACGGGCAAGCAAGACGGCGGCGAATACATCGGTCACGGAAATGAAAAGATGGCTAACGATGCAGGAAGCTGCATCGGAAGATTGGCTGAATCTGTCTTCTTTTCAAGTAGCAGAGTTACCAGAGGAGATGGAAGATTCTCAGACTGGGGGAAATCGACTACACTTGCGCAGACCCAAATTTATGGGCAATCGGCGACTGACGCCAACGGAGCGTGGAACGGTATACCATACGCTGTTTCTGCATTTGCCGCTGGGTGGTGTGATGAACGCCGAGGTGATTGAGGAAACGAAGGCCTGTCTGCTGAACCAGCGTTTGTTGCTGGATGTTCAGGCGGAGGCATTAGATACGGCTAAAATATTGCGCTTTTTCACCAGCGAGCTGGGTCGTAGATTGCTGGAGGCATCCCATGTTCAACGTGAGCTTCCATTTACCTATACGATAGGAGCGGCAGATTTTTGGAGCCGCAGTTTGCCGTCGATGTTGTCAGCACAGGAAACAGAGCCGGGAGCGTCCAGGCAACAGCGGGAAAGCAGGACGTCAGAGCCTGGCCACGATGATAGAGTGCTGATGAACGGGATTATTGACTGCATGTTTGAAGGGCCAGAGGGGTTGGTTTTGCTTGATTACAAAACAGACCGTGTATCCGATTATCGGACGGTGTCTCATTTAACGGAGCAATATCGTTTTCAACTGGAGCTGTACGCCCATGTGATCGAAGATATTACAGGTAAAAGGGTTGCTGAGAAGTGGTTGTATTTTCTGGAGGCTGGAGAAAGTGTGCGATTGTAG